One region of Nerophis lumbriciformis linkage group LG10, RoL_Nlum_v2.1, whole genome shotgun sequence genomic DNA includes:
- the cib2 gene encoding calcium and integrin-binding family member 2, which produces MGNKQTIFTDEQLDAYQDCTFFTRKEILRLHGRYHELAPHLVPMDYTKDPDCKLPLALIVNMPELKENPFRNRIVESFSEDGMGNLSFNEFVDMFSVLSEMAPRELKAIYAFKIYDFNVDNYLCKEDLEKTLNRLTKEELTPEEVQLVCEKTIEEADLDGDNKLSFADFENMISRAPDFLSTFHIRI; this is translated from the exons ATGGGAAACAAGCAGACTATTTTTACAGACGAGCAACTTGATGCCTACCAG GATTGTACTTTTTTCACCCGCAAAGAAATCTTGCG GTTGCACGGTAGATACCATGAATTGGCTCCTCATCTCGTACCAATGGACTACACCAAGGACCCTGATTGTAAATTACCTTTAGCTTTGATAGTCAACATGCCAGAGTTAAAG GAAAATCCATTCCGTAACAGGATTGTTGAGTCTTTCTCAGAGGATGGGATGGGGAATCTCAGCTTCAATGAATTTGTGGATATGTTCTCAGTCCTCAGTGAAATGGCTCCACGGGAACTGAAGGCCATTTACGCCTTCAAAATATATG ATTTCAATGTGGATAATTACCTTTGCAAAGAGGACCTGGAAAAAACTCTGAACAGGCTGACAAAGGAGGAGTTGACTCCTGAAGAGGTGCAGCTGGTGTGTGAGAAGACCATCGAAGAGGCCGATTTAGACGGAGACAATAAACTCTCCTTTGCCGATTTTGAAAATATGATATCAAGGGCTCCTGACTTCTTAAG TACCTTCCACATACGAATCTGA